From the Comamonas antarctica genome, the window AAGCCCCTGGCCTCGAGCGCCTGGGCGTGCTGCAGCGCCTCGGCAATGGTTTCACCGGCGACGAACTGCTCGCCCATCACGCGCATGGCCATGTCCACGCCCTTGCGGATCAGCGGCTCGCCGCCTTTGCCGATGATGCGCGCCAGCGTGGCCGACAGCCCGCTCTCGCTGTGGGTTGCCACCAGCCGGCCGGTGAGCAGCAGCCCCCAGGTGGCGGCGTTGACGAACAGCGAGGGGCTGCGGCCGAGGTGCCGGCGCCAGTCGCCCTCGGCAATCTTGTCGCGGATCAGCGCGTCGCGCGTGGCGGCATCGGGAATGCGCAGCAGCGCCTCGGCCAGGCACATCAGCGCCACGCCTTCGCTGGACGACAGCGAGTATTCCTGCAGCAGGCCCTGCACGAGGCCGGCACGTCCGCTGGCGCTTTTGCGCTCGCGCAGGCCGCGCGCCAGCTGCAGCGCGAGCGCATCGGTGGCCGGGGTATCGGCCGCAGCCGCACGGGCGCGCGGCAGCAGCGCCGCAACGGCGTCGGCTTCAGGCAGGCGCGTCGCCGCGGTGATGGCCTGGCGCAGCGGCGCGCGCGGGTGGGTGGGGCCTTCGGCAAAAGCCGGGCGGCAAGCGGCAGCGGGAGAAAAGGACATGGCGTCGAGGGTGAGTTGATGCGCCAATGGTGCTGGGGAGTGGCTAAAATATTTATCCAAAATAACGACGTCAGACCGAATAAAAAGCCAGAAAATGGAAAACGACCACGCATCTGAACGGCTCGACCGCATGGACCTGCGCATTCTCTCGCTGCTGCAGTCCGACGGCCGCCTCTCCAACCTCAAGCTGGCCGAGGCCATCAGCCTCTCGCCCACGGCCACGCTGGCGCGCGTGCAGCGGCTCACGCGCGAAGGCTTCATCCTGGGCTACGAAGCCCGGCTCAATCCCATCAAGCTCGAGGCCGGCATGCTGGTGTTTGTCGAAGTGCTGCTCGACCGCACCACGCCCAATGTCTTCGAGGAGTTCAAGGTGGCGGTGCAGCTGCAGCCCGAGATCATGGAATGCCACATGGTGGCCGGCGGCTTCGACTACCTGCTCAAGACGCGCAGCGCCGACATGAACGCCTACCGGGTGTTTGCCGGCAACGTGCTGTGGCAGCTGCCCGGGGTGCGCGAGACGCGCACCTATGCGGTGATGGAGGAGGTGAAGAACTCCTCGCATCTGCACCTGCGCGGATTGGGCTGAAGTCATCGCCCCTGTCGCGCCCTGGCATCGCGCGGGACCGGCCCGTGACCAGGCACCGGTCAATGCTTGACCGGCGATTGCCAGCGCCCGGCTCAGCCGGGCTGCGCCTCGGCAAGCTGCAAGACATAGGCGCGCACGTCCCGCGGCCAGGAGGACATCCGTGCCGCCAGTTGCGCGTGGTCATCGGCAAACAGCGCACGCGCGGCATCCTCGAAGCCGCAGAGGTCGCCGGCCAGCGCGGACATGGCGTGGTACGCGCGTTCGCGCCGGCGGCGCGTCAGGCCCAGGTCGGCATCGCCGCGCCGTGCTTCATGCACCAGCTTGCGCAAGGCCACCGAGGCGCCGCCAGGCTGCGCTGCCAGCCACTCCCAATGTTCGGGCAGCAGCGTCACTTCCCGGGCCACGACACCCAGCCTGGGACGGCCACGGCTTCTGGCCGACGGGGCTGCGACCGCGGGCGCAGGCGCGCTGGCATAGCGCGCCGAGACCGCTGGCTCATCCCCGCGCAGATCCAGGTCCGTGGGCTGGCCGGTGGCGTCGCTGAAGACCAGCGCCTGCGCCTCGGGCTGCGCCTGCTGCGCACGCAAAACGGCCAGCGCCACTTCATGCAGCGGGCCGGAGGCAATGCGGCAGCCATTGGCGAAGGCGGTGTGGTGCAGAGGGGTAGATGTTTCCATGCCGAAATATTACCCGGATTAAATTAACCAGTCAATAACACCCGGGTATAAATCAGGCAAGAGCATTGCCAGCTCTTCACGCAATGTGAAGAGGGGGTGCCGCGCACAGACTGGGCGCGCGCGCGCTGCCTGCCGAGAATGCTCCCAAGCCCGCTTGCCCAGGTGCGGCAGGCGGGCAAACAACGACAGGAGACCCCGATGACAGCCCCCGACCCCCATCCCTTGCAGATTCCTTCGCTGCGCGGCCAGTGCTCCGAGGCCGAATGGCAGGCGCGCGTCGACCTGGCCGCGTGCTACCGGCTGATCGCGCACTACGGCATGGCCGACATGATGGCCAACCATATCTCGGCGCGCGTTCCCGGCGAGGACGGCGCCTTCCTGATCAACGCCTACGGAATGATGTACGAGGAAATCACGGCCTCGAGCCTGATCAAGGTCGACCATGAGGGCAATGTGCTGTCCAAGCCCGATTTCGGCGCGCTCGATTACGGTGTCAACCAGGCCGGCTATGTGATCCACAGCGCCGTGCATGCGGCCCGGCCCGAGGTCGACTGCGTGATCCACACCCACAGCTGGGCCTCGATGGCGGTGTCGTCGCTGGCCTGCGGCCTGCTGCCGCTCACGCAGACCGCGATGCGCTTTCTGAAGATCGGCTACCACGACTACCAGGGCGTGGTGCTGAACCTCGACGAGCAGGAATCAATCATCCGCGACCTGGGCCAGGGCGAGGCCTTGATCCTGCGCAACCACGGCGCCATGACCGTGGGCCGCTCGGTGGGCGAAGCCTTCAACTGGATGCACAGGCTCGAGCTGGCCTGCCGCGCGCAGCTCGCGGCCATGGCCTGCAATACGCCGTTGGCCGCGGTCGCGCCCGCGGTGCTGGAGGAGACCTGGAACAACTACCAGCCCGGCACGCGCCGCCCCTACGGCCTGATGGAATGGCCTGCGCTGCTGCGCAAGCTCGACCGCATGGACCCCGGCTACCGCCTCTGAGGCGCGGTGCCAAGAATTACAAGCAGGAGACAAACCGATGAAATCCGCATCCGCTGGCGCCGCGCGCGCCCATCCGCACCAGCCTGCCCGGCGCCGCGCGCTGTGCGCCGGCCTCGGCCTCGCGCTGGCCCTGCCGCTGGCCGCGCCGGCGCAGACCGCGGCCTATCCCGCCAAGCCGGTCAAGGTCATCGTCGCGTTCACGGCCGGCGGCACCACCGACCTGCTGGCGCGCAGCGTGTCGCAAAAGCTCTCGGAAAAACTGGGCCAGTCGTTCGTGATCGAGAACCGGCCCGGTGGCGGCGGCAACATCGGCACCGAATCCGTGGTGCGCGCCGCGCCCGACGGCTACACGCTGATCGTGAACTCGGTGGGGCCGATCTCGGTCAACCAGTCGCTCTACAAGA encodes:
- a CDS encoding Lrp/AsnC ligand binding domain-containing protein, with the translated sequence MENDHASERLDRMDLRILSLLQSDGRLSNLKLAEAISLSPTATLARVQRLTREGFILGYEARLNPIKLEAGMLVFVEVLLDRTTPNVFEEFKVAVQLQPEIMECHMVAGGFDYLLKTRSADMNAYRVFAGNVLWQLPGVRETRTYAVMEEVKNSSHLHLRGLG
- a CDS encoding DUF2239 family protein, which gives rise to METSTPLHHTAFANGCRIASGPLHEVALAVLRAQQAQPEAQALVFSDATGQPTDLDLRGDEPAVSARYASAPAPAVAAPSARSRGRPRLGVVAREVTLLPEHWEWLAAQPGGASVALRKLVHEARRGDADLGLTRRRRERAYHAMSALAGDLCGFEDAARALFADDHAQLAARMSSWPRDVRAYVLQLAEAQPG
- a CDS encoding class II aldolase/adducin family protein, whose amino-acid sequence is MTAPDPHPLQIPSLRGQCSEAEWQARVDLAACYRLIAHYGMADMMANHISARVPGEDGAFLINAYGMMYEEITASSLIKVDHEGNVLSKPDFGALDYGVNQAGYVIHSAVHAARPEVDCVIHTHSWASMAVSSLACGLLPLTQTAMRFLKIGYHDYQGVVLNLDEQESIIRDLGQGEALILRNHGAMTVGRSVGEAFNWMHRLELACRAQLAAMACNTPLAAVAPAVLEETWNNYQPGTRRPYGLMEWPALLRKLDRMDPGYRL